In Stenotrophomonas sp. ASS1, the following proteins share a genomic window:
- a CDS encoding helix-turn-helix transcriptional regulator, which translates to MMNKAEIPPPKRLLRDDALDWFERNDGPPVVAFRFDSPLGLVREVDWHHHQRAQLICVERGLLTTRTSHGTWSLAPGSAGWMPPLEPHTVTLDGPLRGWGMALAAPACATLPADPCVLGLSKLAQALADRICEWPLGYDTTPERQHIIEVLLDEIRTAPRQRMHLPMPHDRRLLKIASQLLADPSDERSLAEWAHWAGLSPRSLTRHFRDETTLSFAQWRQQARLSEALRQLTDGRSVADIAHALGFSSASAFVTVFRRHFGLPPGRYLARAGHGLETGLDPARGLASPAASG; encoded by the coding sequence ATGATGAACAAGGCAGAAATCCCCCCTCCCAAGCGGTTGCTGCGCGACGACGCCCTGGATTGGTTCGAGCGCAATGACGGGCCACCGGTTGTCGCCTTCCGCTTCGACAGCCCCTTGGGCCTGGTCCGTGAAGTGGACTGGCACCACCATCAGCGCGCGCAGCTGATCTGCGTCGAACGCGGCCTGTTGACCACCCGCACCTCGCACGGAACGTGGTCACTGGCGCCGGGCTCGGCCGGCTGGATGCCGCCGCTGGAGCCGCATACGGTCACCCTCGACGGCCCGCTGCGTGGCTGGGGCATGGCGCTGGCCGCACCGGCCTGCGCCACCCTGCCCGCCGATCCCTGCGTACTGGGCCTGTCCAAGCTGGCGCAGGCGCTGGCCGACCGCATCTGCGAATGGCCGCTGGGCTACGACACCACGCCCGAGCGCCAGCACATCATCGAGGTGCTGCTGGACGAGATCCGTACCGCGCCGCGCCAGCGCATGCACCTGCCGATGCCGCATGACCGGCGCCTGCTGAAGATCGCCTCGCAGCTGCTGGCCGACCCGTCCGACGAGCGCAGCCTGGCCGAATGGGCGCACTGGGCCGGGCTGTCGCCGCGCAGCCTGACCCGCCACTTCCGCGACGAGACCACGCTCAGCTTCGCGCAGTGGCGGCAGCAGGCCCGGCTGTCCGAAGCCCTGCGCCAGCTGACCGACGGCCGCAGCGTGGCCGATATCGCCCACGCGCTGGGCTTCAGCAGCGCCAGCGCCTTCGTCACCGTGTTCCGCCGCCACTTCGGGCTGCCACCGGGGCGCTACCTGGCACGGGCCGGACACGGCCTGGAAACCGGGCTGGACCCTGCGCGCGGCTTGGCATCCCCCGCCGCATCCGGATAA